Proteins encoded together in one Oreochromis aureus strain Israel breed Guangdong linkage group 23, ZZ_aureus, whole genome shotgun sequence window:
- the LOC116327088 gene encoding peptide chain release factor 1, mitochondrial, producing MLVRHCLRLCSLCSHVVYSSGGGLGGWRTLVGHASVKHANRTDWGRVMFKRFFHSDLGELYKNESVQVYLEQLMEEHRDLSKKLQHAYLSESDRKGLIKKHTELLPLASVFGSIEQAQKDLEEVSSLLKGLAGTKDEDEDLTQLLKEEEAQISSKILALRRDLIKALIPTDPLDSSNVLLEVVSGRTTGGDICQQFTKEIFDMYQGFAFYKNWDFEVLNYTPAEYGGLHHAAVRIAGENVYRHLKHEGGTHRVQRIPEMGLSSRMQRIHTGTMTVIILPQPVEFEVHIDPKDLRIDTFRSRGPGGQSVNTTDSAVRVVHLPTGITAECQQTRSQLQNRETAMRMLRARLYQGMMGKETEQRNTARKQQVGTRSQSERIRTYNFSQDRVTDHRTGYTTRDIKEFMRGGEALDDLISDILEHTEKEALLEAAENSSSLKRPESGQSAD from the exons ATGCTTGTCAGGCATTGCCTCAGACTGTGCTCTTTGTGTAGCCATGTAGTTTACAGCAGCGGAGGAGGACTAGGAGGATGGAGGACACTTGTGGGACACGCCAGTGTGAAACATGCTAACAGGACAGACTGGGGCAGAGTGATGTTTAAACGCTTCTTTCACAGTGATCTGGGGGAGCTGTACAAGAACGAGTCAGTTCAGGTGTATCTCGAGCAGCTCATGGAGGAGCACAGGGACCTGAGCAAGAAGCTACAGCATGCATACCTCAGTGAGTCAGACAGAAAGGGGCTCATAAAGAAGCACACTGAGCTGCTGCCTCTGGCCAGTGTGTTTGGGAGCATTGAACAAGCTCAGAAAGACCTCGAAGAGGTCAGTTCACTTCTAAAAG GTTTAGCTGGCAccaaagatgaagatgaagatctGACCCAGCTGCTAAAAGAGGAGGAAGCACAAATCTCCAGCAAGATTTTGGCTTTAAGAAGAGAC CTAATCAAAGCTCTTATCCCCACTGATCCTCTTGACTCAAGTAATGTTCTGCTGGAGGTCGTATCAGGGCGGACAACAGGAG GTGACATTTGTCAGCAGTTCACCAAAGAAATATTTGACATGTACCAGGGTTTTGCATTTTACAAAAACTGGGACTTTGAGGTGTTGAACTACACACCTGCAGAGTATG GTGGTCTGCACCATGCAGCAGTGAGAATAGCCGGAGAGAACGTGTACAGGCACCTGAAGCACGAAGGAGGAACGCACCGGGTTCAAAGGATCCCTGAGATGGGGCTCTCCTCCAGGATGCAGCGGATCCACACAGGAACCATGACTGTCATCATCCTGCCTCAGCCAGTTGAG TTTGAAGTCCACATCGATCCAAAGGATCTTCGAATCGACACGTTCAGATCTCGGGGTCCTGGGGGGCAAAGTGTTAACACAACAGACAGCGCAGTGCGCGTAGTTCATCTTCCGACAG GCATAACTGCAGAGTGTCAGCAGACTCGATCTCAGCTGCAAAACAGAGAAACGGCCATGCGCATGTTGAGAGCCAGGCTCTACCAAGGCATGATGGGTAAAGAGACTGAACAGCGGAATACAGCACGAAAGCAGCAG GTGGGCACACGCTCTCAGTCAGAGAGAATTCGTACCTACAACTTCAGTCAGGATCGTGTCACAGACCACCGCACCGGATATACAACAAGGGACATTAAG GAGTTCATGAGAGGTGGGGAGGCTCTCGATGATCTGATCTCTGATATACTTGAACACACAGAGAAGGAGGCTCTTCTCGAGGCGGCGGAGAACAGCAGCAGTTTGAAACGACCAGAGTCTGGACAGTCTGCAGACTGA